The following coding sequences lie in one Glycine max cultivar Williams 82 chromosome 19, Glycine_max_v4.0, whole genome shotgun sequence genomic window:
- the LOC102665406 gene encoding uncharacterized protein has product MLYKLLVNLRSGVFMLQIDGFWVENPNLVKPEILQHLQSRFKLIEVMYKHCSFYKNKHCNLFKAEILQHLQYVGGIWSRVLDSKYGGWRNLYEEGRAGHQSLWWKDLKQTVNSAQHGDIVYNNMRWKIVGGDKVRLWEDKWNQQQQPLAKRYPRLYQISTQQNQTIRHMGQHMQSGWEWQFLWRRPLFENEIESAVNFLKDIEGIHIQQQGSDEWEWLGDQTRVYSTRSAYNLILEASKGGQQQDWSKELWKIKIPSKISVFAWRLIEDRLPTRMNLHRRQVQLQDLRCPFCREAVEVASHLFFHCVFIQPIWWESMSWLNLQTAFPLGPKQNFLQHIFIQAEGLRSKRWRYWWMVVTWAIWKTRNRVLFSNAEFDANRLFDEAVFWTWTWLRHFEKHFSTHLNQWASNISQGFIM; this is encoded by the coding sequence ATGCTTTACAAGCTTTTGGTCAATCTGAGGAGTGGTGTCTTCATGCTGCAAATTGATGGTTTCTGGGTGGAAAATCCTAATTTGGTTAAGCCAGAAATTCTACAGCATTTGCAAAGCagattcaaattaattgaagttaTGTACAAGCACTGcagcttttacaaaaataagcaCTGCAACTTATTTAAGGCAGAAATTTTGCAGCATCTGCAGTATGTGGGTGGAATCTGGTCCAGGGTGTTGGACTCAAAGTATGGGGGATGGAGGAACTtatatgaagaaggaagggcAGGGCATCAATCTCTATGGTGGAAAGATTTAAAACAAACTGTTAATTCAGCACAGCATGGAGACATAGTTTACAACAACATGAGGTGGAAAATTGTAGGAGGTGATAAGGTCAGGCTTTGGGAAGATAAATGGAATCAGCAGCAGCAACCTCTAGCTAAGAGGTATCCTAGATTGTACCAAATATCTACACAGCAAAACCAAACCATCAGACACATGGGACAGCACATGCAGTCAGGCTGGGAGTGGCAGTTTCTGTGGAGAAGACCGTTGTTCGAAAATGAAATTGAGTCAGCagtcaattttttaaaggatatCGAAGGTATACACATTCAGCAGCAAGGATCGGATGAATGGGAATGGTTAGGTGATCAAACAAGGGTATATTCCACCCGTAGTGCCTACAATCTGATTTTGGAAGCTTCTAAAGGGGGTCAGCAACAGGACTGGAGTAAGGAATTATGGAAGATTAAAATTCCTAGCAAAATTTCAGTTTTTGCTTGGAGGCTAATAGAAGACAGACTACCAACAAGGATGAATCTGCATAGGAGACAGGTACAATTGCAGGATCTGCGATGTCCTTTCTGCAGAGAAGCTGTAGAGGTGGCATCTCATTTGTTCTTCCATTGCGTCTTTATCCAACCAATTTGGTGGGAATCGATGTCTTGGCTGAACTTACAAACTGCCTTTCCTCTTGGGCCTAAACAGAATTTTCTACAGCATATCTTTATCCAGGCAGAAGGTTTAAGGAGTAAGAGATGGCGATACTGGTGGATGGTGGTAACTTGGGCtatttggaaaaccagaaacaGAGTTCTGTTTTCAAATGCAGAATTTGATGCTAACAGATTGTTTGATGAAGCTGTTTTTTGGACTTGGACTTGGCTTAGACATTTTGAGAAACATTTCTCAACTCATCTCAATCAATGGGCAAGCAATATTAGTCAGGGTTTTATCATGTAA